One region of Oryza glaberrima chromosome 7, OglaRS2, whole genome shotgun sequence genomic DNA includes:
- the LOC127779938 gene encoding thiamine thiazole synthase, chloroplastic: protein MAAMATTASSLLKTSFAGARLPAAARNPTVSVAPRTGGAICNSISSSSSTPPYDLNAIRFSPIKESIVSREMTRRYMTDMITYADTDVVVVGAGSAGLSCAYELSKDPSVSVAVIEQSVSPGGGAWLGGQLFSAMVVRKPAHLFLDELGVAYDEQEDYVVIKHAALFTSTVMSRLLARPNVKLFNAVAVEDLIVKEGRVGGVVTNWALVSMNHDTQSCMDPNVMESRVVVSSCGHDGPFGATGVKRLQDIGMIDAVPGMRALDMNTAEDEIVRLTREVVPGMIVTGMEVAEIDGAPRMGPTFGAMMISGQKAAHLALKALGRPNAIDGTIKKAAAAAAHPELILASKDDGEIVDA from the exons atggcagccatggccaccaccgcGTCCAGCCTCCTCAAGACCTCCTTCGCCGGCgcgcgcctccccgccgccgcccgcaacCCCACCGTCTCCGTCGCGCCGCGCACCGGCGGCGCCATCTGCAACTccatctcgtcgtcgtcgtccactcCCCCCTACGACCTCAACGCCATCAGGTTCAGCCCCATCAAGGAGTCCATCGTGTCCCGCGAGATGACCCGGCGGTACATGACCGACATGATCACCTACGCCGacaccgacgtcgtcgtcgtcggcgccggctccGCGGGGCTCTCCTGCGCGTACGAGCTCTCCAAGGACCCCTCCGTCAGCGTCGCCGTCATCGAGCAGTCGGTgtcccccggcggcggcgcgtggctcGGCGGGCAGCTGTTCTCCGCCATGGTGGTGCGCAAGCCGGCGCACCTGTTCCTCGACGAGCTCGGCGTCGCGTACGACGAGCAGGAGGACTACGTCGTCATCAAGCACGCCGCGCTCTTCACCTCCACCGTCATGAGCCGCCTCCTGGCGCGCCCCAACGTGAAGCTGTtcaacgccgtcgccgtcgaggaccTCATCGTCAAGGagggccgcgtcggcggcgtggtCACCAACTGGGCGCTGGTGTCGATGAACCACGACACGCAGTCGTGCATGGACCCCAACGTGATGGAGTCCAGGGTGGTGGTGAGCTCCTGCGGCCACGACGGGCCGTTCGGCGCCACGGGCGTCAAGCGGCTGCAGGACATCGGCATGATCGACGCCGTGCCCGGCATGCGCGCCCTCGACATGAACACCGCCGAGGACGAGATCGTCCGCCTCACCCGCGAGGTCGTCCCCGGCATGATCGTCACCGGCATGGAGGTCGCCGAGATCGACGGCGCCCCGAGAATG GGCCCGACGTTCGGAGCCATGATGATCTCCGGCCAGAAGGCGGCGCACCTGGCGCTGAAGGCGCTCGGCCGGCCGAACGCCATCGACGGCACGatcaagaaggcggcggcggcggcggcgcacccggAGCTGATCCTGGCGTCGAAGGACGACGGCGAGATCGTGGACGCCTGA
- the LOC127779407 gene encoding protein translation factor SUI1 homolog, with protein MSDLDIQIPTAFDPFAEANAGDSGAAAGSKDYVHVRIQQRNGRKSLTTVQGLKKEFSYNKILKDLKKEFCCNGTVVQDPELGQVIQLQGDQRKNVSNFLVQAGIVKKEHIKIHGF; from the exons ATGTCTGATCTCGACATTCAGATCCCAACTGCCTTCG ATCCCTTTGCTGAGGCCAATGCTGGAGACTCTGGTGCGGCTGCAGGATCAAAGGACTACGTTCATGTACGCATCCAGCAGCGTAATGGCCGTAAGAGCCTGACCACTGTCCAGGGATTGAAGAAGGAATTCAGCTACAACAAGATCCTCAAAGATCTCAAGAAAGAGTTTTGCTGCAATGGTACTGTTGTCCAGGACCCAGAGCTTGGCCAG GTCATTCAACTTCAGGGTGATCAGAGGAAGAACGTATCAAATTTTCTTGTTCAG GCCGGCATTGTGAAGAAGGAACACATCAAGATTCATGGTTTCTGA
- the LOC127779406 gene encoding probable xyloglucan endotransglucosylase/hydrolase protein 8 — MGSLGRRPWVGGLTAAMIFAVAVCGFCFSGASAAAAAPTFGDNFEITGAEDHVKTSADGQTWYLYLDNKTGVGFQTKERYLFGWFSMNLKLAGNDSAGVVTAYYMCSDVDAAPQRDELDFEFLGNRTGEPYIIQTNVYRSGVGGREMRHSLWFDPTADFHSYSILWNPKQIVFFVDKVPIREYRNSDKPNAFFPIMKPMYVFSSIWNADDWATRGGLEKTDWTKAPFISSYRDFTADACSWGTAAAAASPPSCAASTGNSWWDQPPAWALDAGQREDSAWVARNLVIYDYCDDRKRFPSPPEECLLRTTSS; from the exons ATGGGGTCGCTGGGGCGGCGGCCGTGGGTTGGTGGGTTGACGGCCGCGATGATTTTTGCTGTTGCTGTGTGCGGTTTCTGCTTCAgtggggcgtcggcggcggcggcagcgccgacgTTCGGCGACAACTTCGAGATCACCGGAGCCGAGGATCACGTCAAGACCTCCGCCGACGGCCAGACGTGGTACCTCTACCTCGACAACAAGACTG GCGTCGGGTTCCAGACGAAGGAGAGGTATCTCTTCGGGTGGTTCAGCATGAACCTCAAGCTCGCCGGCAACGACTCCGCCGGCGTCGTCACCGCCTACTAC ATGTGCTCCGACGTGGACGCGGCGCCGCAGCGCGACGAGCTGGACTTCGAGTTCCTGGGGAACCGGACGGGTGAGCCCTACATCATCCAGACCAACGTGTACcgcagcggcgtcggcggccgggaGATGCGCCACTCGCTGTGGTTCGACCCCACCGCCGACTTCCACTCCTACTCCATCCTCTGGAACCCCAAGCAGATCGT GTTCTTCGTGGACAAGGTGCCGATCCGCGAGTACCGGAACTCGGACAAGCCCAACGCCTTCTTCCCGATCATGAAGCCGATGTACGTGTTCTCCAGCATCTGGAACGCTGACGACTGGGCGACGCGCGGCGGGCTGGAGAAGACGGACTGGACCAAGGCGCCGTTCATCTCCTCCTACCGCGACTTCACCGCCGACGCGTGCTCCtggggcacggcggcggcggcggcgagcccgcCCAGCTGCGCGGCATCCACCGGCAACAGCTGGTGGGACCAGCCGCCGGCGTGGGCGCTCGACGCCGGCCAGCGCGAGGACTCCGCCTGGGTGGCGAGGAACCTCGTCATCTACGACTACTGCGACGACCGCAAGCGGTTCCCCTCCCCGCCGGAGGAATGCTTGCTCCGGACGACCAGCTCGTga